The Chiroxiphia lanceolata isolate bChiLan1 unplaced genomic scaffold, bChiLan1.pri scaffold_67_arrow_ctg1, whole genome shotgun sequence DNA segment GCCCGCTCGGCCTCGGCCAGCTCGTCCCGGGGCCCGTTGGCAGCTGGGGGGGGccagggggggtcaggggggtccCCAAAACTGGGACCATCCCCCGGgggggacagagagggaccagccccctcagcccccccaaaaccccagtTCCCCCTCCCGAAACCCCCCAAGTCccacccaggaccccccaaacccaccccagacccccaaacccccagtTTCCCTTCCCTGAACCCCCCCCGGGACGCTCAaaacccccaggacccccaaagcCCCAATTCCCCCTCCCCAACATCCCCAGCCCCCCTCAGGACCCTCCAGgccccctcaggacccccccaagccccctcaggacccccccaagacaccccaggaccccccaaagccccagttccccctccccaaacatCCCAAGGCCCCTccaaagccccccaggacccccccaggaATGCCCCAGGACCCTCCCGCgggcccccccaaaccctcgTTCCCCCTCCCAAGGCCCCCctggacccccaaaaccccccaccTCAATGAGGGCCTGGGTGGCCTCATCATAGGGGGGCTCCTCCTCGGGGGGCTCCTACTCAGGgggctccttcccctcctggggctgcgggggggggccactgggggcagtggggggtcacaggggggtcccaaaccccccccagccccccaaaactGGGGTAGGGGGTGGGGAGGCCCAAAATTTGGGTATTGGGACCACCCCCCCTTCAAATTGGGATCCAGAAACGCCCAAATTGGGGCCTGGGGACACCCTTCCCCAAAATTAGGGTCTCAGGAACCCCCTCAAAAATGGGGTCCAGCGATTCCCAAAATTGGGGTCCATGGACTCTCCCTCCGAAAATGGGGATCAGagaccccccacccccaaaattGGGGTCCAGGGACCCCCCCACCTTGAGCTCTTCGTCAGGACCTTCCTCCTCTCATCATCATCTTCCTACTCCTCtggctcttcctcctcctcttcttcctgggGGGGGGTCTCATCCAGGGAGGGCtcagggggggtttgggggggctcagctTGGCCCTGGGGTGAGGGGGGTGGGTCAGAGCACCCAGATTTTGGGgtcccaaccccccccccaagttCACGGACCCTCTCAAGTTCTGGGGAAACACCCCCCCAAGTTCCCCAAAATTCAGGGACCCCACCAAGTTCTGGAGACCCCCCCCAAGCCGCCCAAATCTGGGGGGCCCCCAAACCCACACGTGGGTCGAGCCGCTCCCGGACGCTCTCCCAGATCCGCTCCCGGAATGTTCCAGAATCCACAGCACCCCGGgccccagcagtgcctgagGGAGGTCAGGGGGGTCAGAGGGGGGTCGGGGTCACCCCTGGGGGTCCCCCCAAATTCGGGggaggggtttttggggggtttttggggggggtcccaCCTCGGCCTCGGTCTCTGAGAAGGCGCCCGTATCCGTCGGGGTCCAGCTCAGGGGGGCCTGGAGCTCGGCCCCGGTCAGcctgggggggcagggggggtcAGGTGGGCCACTCAAACCTCTGGGACCCACCTGGGCCCCCCCAAGCCACCCAGACCCACCGTCCATCCCCGTCCGTGTCCAGCTCAGCGAAGGCTTCGGCCGCTCGAGCCTCgtccgcgccgccgccgctgccgccctTTGCTCTTTTGGGGGTCGCACCCACGATTTGGGGGGTCAGGGACACCCCCCCAGGAGGACACAGCGGTCCaagggacccccaaacccacccggGGGGACAGATGTCTGAGGACCCCCCGAAATCACCCCCCAAGTGTCTCCCTCCAGGAAACCATGGGATTGGCACTACAGGGACCCAAACCCTTCAAACCATCTGAGCCCCCTCAACACCCCCCCACAGCCCTAAATCCCTACCTACCCCAAAACCTCCAGGCCCACCCTATGCTCCCTGTTCTCCCCagaccccccagaccccctttAACCACCAAAGCCCCCCAGACCTCCCCTTACCCCTTTTAAAGCTCCCCCTACCCCCACTTCCTGCAGTGTCCCCCCTCACCATCCATTCAGGTCCCCCCATGACCCCCTCGGTACCACCAgaacccccccacacccccaatCCCTCCAGGCGTCCCCCAAGCCCCCACCAAGCCCCCCGACcaccccccaaagccccccttACCCCCCCCATTTCCTGCGGTGCTCCCCCCCTGGCCGCCGTTCGGGGCCTTTCAGCCGCCTCCTTGGCCGCCCGGAGGGTACCCCACGCGCTGCTTCCATGCTCCTTCCGGGACTCCTGCAGACCCCCCCGCCGGGCCTGGAGGGGGAGAGACCCCCAAAATTAACCTACAGACCCCCCTGGAGACCACAGACCCCAAAAATCACCCACAGCCCACCAGAGCCACTCTAAGCCAGGCCAGGGGGGGACACCAAAAACCCCCAAtatcccccaaaatccccccccaaacccctctgcgacccccccaagcccccctgtgcccacctgcTTGTCCCTCATGCCCTCGGCCGCCTCCTGCACCAGCCGCTGCCGCAGCACGAAGCCCTCGCGGGCCAGGGCGGCCAAACGGCTGCGGGCCTCGCGCTCCCGCCGGCCACGCTCCCTGCGGGGACCCCAAAATCAAGGGGGCACCCCCACATCGGGGACACCCCCCGGAGCCACTGCCAGTCACTCCCAGTGAGCTCCAGTCCGTCCCAGTAATCTCCCAACCCTGCCGGGCCTCGTGTTTCCACCCCAAGTGCCCCCCAGGtccctccccactccctcccagtgtcccccagtctctcccagtcccccccagtctctcccagtgctcccagtcccacctGCATGTGTTCTCACACCCGGCCTCACTGTCCCACTCGTCGGTGCCATCGCAGCAAtctgggggggcacaggggggttcAGCACCTTTGGGgacccctgaccccccccagaccccagcAGTGACCTCCAAAACCCCCAGgaacccccagaccccccacccaccccctggACATCCAAACCTTCCCCCAAAGCCCCAGTTC contains these protein-coding regions:
- the PRKCSH gene encoding glucosidase 2 subunit beta, which gives rise to MGDRYRRTAETITGSSASAQFRSAVWPRAREARPALPWCPFPPPAAAAAAPGPARPPRGDGDTTPGVALINLPFYDPSRPFRCLDGSATIDFSWVNDDYCDCGDGSDEPDCCDGTDEWDSEAGCENTCRERGRREREARSRLAALAREGFVLRQRLVQEAAEGMRDKQARRGGLQESRKEHGSSAWGTLRAAKEAAERPRTAARGGAPQEMGRAKGGSGGGADEARAAEAFAELDTDGDGRLTGAELQAPLSWTPTDTGAFSETEAEALLGPGVLWILEHSGSGSGRASGSGSTHVAKLSPPKPPLSPPWMRPPPRKKRRRKSQRSRKMMMRGGRS